TGCGTTTctcaaaaatgcacttaacaccaACACAAGTACGTTAAAGGGGTCTGGTCTTATCGGTCCATTTGGaaaaagcacatttgttttaaattacccGAGGCAACTTATACCAAACCTGACCCGTGTCTGACGCACTAGTCAAAGTTTTGGACCCAGGTTGGACCTCGGGTTTTCTGATCTAAGTGGACCCATGAAGACCTctagcccaaactacactcaaaGGTCAAGTGATGTTGACGTAGTTATTGTCCATGATATTGACACATTCTGTGTAATAATTCCTACTTTAAATGAAGTTTAGTTCCCAGGACATCTACAAGATGAATTAAAATGCTGATGCTGTAAAAGGAGGGGTGACAAACACATGACAATgtcatgtgaatattaaaatgttaatgtttaagtgtttaaaaaaaaaaaaaaaaaaaaacgtttattctgtggaacataaaaaaaataatttggcacctatttttgtttcttataggagccaatggctccttaagtgaaatatttttttccctcctctgTGGAGCACTGATTCATGTTCATATGAGTGGGAAAATCACAAACCTCCATATTTACTGACTGACTATTGCTTTGGTCTGTGAGCTTAAAGAGATATTTCTCCCAAAAATGATAAAGCATTACATGCGTGTCAGTTGTTCTGTCAGGTCAGTTGACAGAACTATTACTTGCACTTTGAAGAATATCTTCTTcacaactatttatttatttatacgtgcacgcacacacacacacacaactatgaAGGATAAAGTAGCATGTCAGTTACCTCTTGTTTCTTTCTGCCTCTTTCAGTTTGCAGCACTACTCTGTGGGTCGGCCAAGTGGACAAGAAGGCCACCCAACAGGATCTTACTAACCTCTTCGAAGAGTTTGGCCAGATTGAATCTATCAATGTAAGTTGAGTTTCTGAAAACTTCAGCACTTTaaattagtttactttttaattagATTAGTTACGCCATCTAGCCAAGAGGCATTTTTGGAGTATCCAGATATTTTTGGCTGAAGTTTAATTAGGAATACCCTAAAACGGGAAGTATTTTAGGACAGCTCAGTAGGTTTGCAGGTGTTCTGTTTTTAATAGAGTTGGTGAACCTGGGAACTAAAGCTTTTACTGCATTATTCTGAATGTAATGTGTTTTTCCCTAGATGATTCCTCCCAGAGGCTGTGCTTACATCTGTATGGTTCATCGTCAGGATGCATACCGCTCCCTTCAGAAACTGAGCACAGGCTCCTACAAAATCGGTTCAAAGGTCATCAAAGTATGTGTGAAGAATAATCAACTGacttaaaaaattaattgtgatgaattgtaatttttttttgggagggttATATGTCTTACATGTTGCATTGCTTGCAGATTGCTTGGGCCCTCAATAAAGGGGTGAAACAGGAGTATAAGCAGTTCTGGGATGTGGACCTTGGGGTGACTTATATCCCATGGGAGAAGGTCAAACTGGATGACCTGGATGACTTTGCAGAGGGAGGCATGATTGACCAAGAGACTGTCAACAATGGtgagaagattttttttgtttgtttagaagcTAAAAGTTACATATTTGATCTTCTGCACAGCTCTTTTTCCATCcttaaaggtatactccatccaaaatgaaaattttgtcattattcacttacccccatgtcgtgcAAAAACTAgaaaaagcttcgttcgtcttcggaaaacagcctccctgttttcatccaaaatatcttaaattgtgttccgaagacgaacaaagcttttacgggtttggaacgacatgggggtaagtgcttaatgacaaaattttcattttgcggtggagtaaccctttaacattttttttttatgatgcagAATGGGAATCCCAGAGAAATACTGAGACTGCTAAAGAGACTCAGAATCAGGCTGTTAAAGCTGAAACCAGTACAGCAAGCAGCACACCAAGTGAGGCCTTTACCCAGCCTGTCACTATGATGCCAATTCAGGTATGACGTTAACACTAATTCAGGCTTTAAAATACCATAACAAAGGGAGCAAAacgtgtttagtttagttttttttttacccttttattGAATTACTAGATCACAGAGATGTGTTGTTTAGCCATTGAAGACCTATGATAACTGATGGTTGTTGGTTCAAGCCCCAGATGACGTGATACATGAgatcagggctggactgggacaaaaaatactgtgaaatatttttactatttaaaataacttgaatatataaaaattgaatatattttaaaatgtaatttattcctgcgatttcaaagctgaatttttagcatcattactccagtcacatgatccttcagaaatcattcaaatattctgattagctgctcaaaaaaaaaaaaaaaaaaaaaaaaaaaaaaaaaaattataaaaaaataattgttgaaaacagctgagtagatttttttcaggcttctttgatgaataaaaaagttcagaagagcagcgtttatctgaaatataatttttttgtaacattataaatgtcttcatcattacttttgatcagtttaaagcatccttgctaaacaaaAGTATTTAGTTCTATTATTTCCCccccaacaaaaaataattatactgactccaagcttttgaatggtatatgtataatgttacaaaagatttttattcaagataaatgctgatctttggatcattctattggatctttcttactgttcaaaacattttgactggtagtgtatgtatgtagccaatgtatcacactcatatcacatcttgttttggataagaaCAAGTTGCTTTTTTGGTTTAGATTCCAGTGGCACAGACAGTCCCTGCTGTTGGCCTTGTGCCTCCATCCTTCCCTGTCACCATGGCAATGCCTCCACCAGGCTTTGGTCCCCCACCACAATTTCTAAGGGCAGGGTTCAATGCCTCACAGCCTCCCCCAGGTGCATGGTTTAAACCTGAACATTTAAGCTTTTAACTGTttgatggattaaaaaaaaaacataaacatcaaTCCTTAAATTTATCTTTCACAGGTTATATGGCCACGCCAGGAGTAGGAACATCAGCGGTTGGAACCAGTCTTGCTTCAGCTCAGACCTGTATGTTAACCAGCCTCTGAAATAAGTTATTCTTATTTTGCATAATGTTGCTTGTGAAATGTTGCCTGTCCTTAAGTTCCCATTTTCAAGCTCCTAAATGGGCCCTTACCACTCTATCTCCTTTATAGCTCTAGTGCAGCCTTCGCTGCCAACCACTCAAGAGAACAGCAAGGATTCTCCATTTGGAGTCATGATTCCTCCTGGGAGTTTTATTCCATCAGCAATGCCCGGGGCAGGAGTCTTTAACCCTGTGGGATCTCAGCATCCGCAGAGCAGCACAGACAAAATGCCTCAGTCGGCTGAAACGATGGAGACAGCTTCTGAGATAACACTACAGGGTAAATGGATTTATAAGTACATTTTACATCGTCAATACAGCAAGCaaaccacataaaacacaaaagaagattttgatGGTTTTTGTAGCAATTCAGTGACTTGTTCATATGACTTGTGGTGCTAATCCTGGCATTGATGCATCTGCGTGCTAATCTAAACCTGGTTGCTATTGATATTTTAGAGGTTTGGTGGAGAGGAAGATTACCGTTgagcatatttacatttacaacaatGTGAAGTATTTTGTGTTTATCTGTGTACTCTGGGTAATTTgttccccttttcttttttttttttaggaatgcaAAATGCTGTGCGCAGTGGAATGGGTCTGCTGGGTATGCACCCTTCTGCATCTCTAACACATCCTCTCTCTGGCCAGAGGATGGCAGGGCTGCTTCCCCTGGAACTGCGACCCAACCTGCTCCAGGGACCTGGGGGCCGCTTCCCCCTGCTCATGCAGCCAGGCCTTGCACATCAGACCAACAATGTCCTGGATGCTTCACTTCAAGCCCAAGCCCGTGTTCGGGTTCCATTCTCTCAAATGGAGCAGTTCAACCGTGCTGAAGGCACTTTTCCAAGGGCACCTAACCCCTCATCTGCTGGAGCTGACAGCCTGGCCAAGGCCGATAATGAGACACCACCCAGGTCAGATTCCCAGCAAGAAGGAGATCAGGACTATCGCTTTCCACCTCCAGAGAAGCAGAGCACGGGGTTGTTGAAGACCCCACCTTTGGAGATGCGTACTGAACCTGTGCCTGCCAGACCACCTTTATTAGAACGACCTCCAAGAACAGTCATGCAAGCTGAAGGTCGAGAAGGTAGACGAGAAAATATGTCAGGAGGTTTCAGGGCAGAAAGTCGCTGGGGACCACCCAGGGGGGACTTCGATGAGCGAGACATGAGGGGGATGTCTGCTGGACCTCCAAAGGGTTTTCAGGAGGATCGTTCCAACCCTAACTTTCAGAATCGTTTTGAGGGCCGCAGCGGAAGTTCATCAGGACCTGCTTGGAATCGTGGAACTGGGCCTTCTTTTAACACTAACATGCACCAGGACTATGATGATCGTCGCAGACCTTGGGAAAGGCAGAAGGACCGAGATGACAGGGACATAGACTTCCGGGGCGAAATGAATGGCAATCGTCATAGCCGGGAGCGAGACAGAGAACGTGAAAGGGAGAGGGACAGGAATCGGGAACGTGAATGCGGCAGAGAGCGGAATCGTGAGAGAGACCGAGAACGGGATCGTGAAagggacagagagagggagaacgAGAAGGACAAAGAGCGGGAACGGAAATGCTGGACTCCCctttcatcacaatttcaacCTCAACCACTGCTTCCCAAATCTCAACCGCTGCTCCCTCTGCCGACCCCCTTGGTTGCTCTGCCTGAAGCACAAGAACAAGTGCAAATTAACTCACCATCTCTGCCGGTGCCCCAACACCAGCCTCATCCAGAACCACAACCAACAGAACCAGATGCTAAACCACAACCAGAGGTAACGCCAGAGCTACAGTCACAGCCCAAGTCACTCAGCTCCGCTGAAGAGATGGCAAGTAGTCAAGAGCAGGAGGAAACTTCACGTATCAATGGAATGGAGACCGATTCAAAACCTCAATTAAACATTTTGGAACCTGCGTCCCAGACCGCTACAGAGCCCTCTCGTAGCCCCTCTCCATCCCTTACCTCCACACCCACCTGCTTCCAGAATGAGCCCTTGAAAGGAAAGAAGACCCCAGAAATGTCTGTTTCCTCATCTGTGGATGCAGACACTGAACAGACTGGGCCAAAGGTGAACGCTGAGACTGAACCTGAGCTAGAGAAAACAGACACTGAGGAAACATAATCATCACTCAGTAGGTAAAAGATCATTTTGTATAGTCATCTCTGTAATCGTTTTGAAAGCTCTCACAGGACTCACTCAGTTCGCTAGATTATAGCAGAAATCTTAACAAATTATTCTTACCTCTCAAGCTTCAAATGTATATGCATTCTAGGCTGCTCACACTATAGGATCTAAATGGTAGgtgtgattttaatattttattttattccctgttttagtttttaatgcagCCCCATTGTTTTAACTAGGTGTTTTTTCTCTCATGACACTTGCTTGGCAAAATATTATGTAGCCTAATTGTAAATGCTGGAGGAAAAGAGGTTTGACCTTCCTATGGAAGCGTGTAAGGATTCTGGCTGTTTCCTTTGGATTGATTGAATTACTTTGAAACAGAACTGGcttgttttgtcttttctttatAAAACTGCAGCTGCGAAATTTGAATGAATGCTTCTGTGGTGTCTAATGCTTCTTGTCTCTAAAGCAGATTATACGTAAATCAAATACAGTGAGAAGAGTACTGCGTTTTAGTTGCTTTGAAAAGgaacctttacaaaaaaaaaaaaaattaactacgaTGTATTATCCAAATATTAAATGTCTGTGAATTTTCTTCATCAAACTTCCATGGAAATACAAGAGCTCAGAAAAGGCGATCAAAGGAAATATAGATGTTGGGTGAAATCtgttttagtttcaaataaacaTGCTCTGATTGATAAAAATTCTTTAGGACTGTGTTTTGTGTCAAGAAGAGAAGCCATCTGCACACAAACCATTAAAGGCATGAGCCAAGTGATAATGGCCCAAGTGTCGTGGATGGGATGAAATGTTTTGTGAACTGATCTACATTTTGGGTGGTCACCAGATGTTTGTCTATATGCTGTTAGGTTTGCGTTTAGAACTCTGCTCTAACTCCCTTTTACACAACAGAGCAGCTATGAATGCCGCATTAAGTCTTTAATGCGTTGGAAATATGTCATGCATCAATTTTGATACAGCTCCACTTGTCTTACACACACATCAGATATATCAAGCATACACTGCCATTGTTCAGTCACACAAAACAGTTTACCCAGACATAAATGCTGTCCTCTGAACCTAATAGAATGTTAACCACCTTTATTTTCACCAAAACGGAGTTATTACAGTCTGTTGCAGTTACTTCACGGAGTCATTTATTTACAGGAAtgggggaaaagaaaaaatagatagCAAATTTATAAATgagtttttttcattgtgaataTATTGACTAATTTAAAGTATGTGTACTTCTAAAGTTTATtgctccagtttttttttttttttttttttttttttttttttggatgtaggcctacttttatataaaattctttataaaaagtgGTGTCCAGTTTACTAATTACTTGAATTTTAAGAATCAGTCAGATTCAAACATCAGTGTCAATGACTCACAGATCTGAGTTGAATTAAAAactcactttaaaaaataaataaaaataaattctgtttcaCTGTGTAAATCAAAAAGAACAGATACCCATTACTAGTAGTTCCTGAGGTATCCATTTATTTAGTGACTGCTTGACATTGTCAGTGCAGTTCtgcagtagaatttttttttttttttttttttttttttttttttttttaaatatataaaaataataaaaataattattacaattattgttAAAGCATGTACTCCACACAAAGCCCAGTTGTAAGCAAATCTCCTTTTTGTTCTCAGCCCTGGAGTAACAGGAAGGTAGGTGTCATGTTGGAATATGTACATTTTGTGCCAAGCAGCCAGAAATGCTTTAACAAAACGGTGGTAAATGGATGGCCCACACCTCAAATAGGCCTACTTCA
The sequence above is drawn from the Cyprinus carpio isolate SPL01 chromosome A17, ASM1834038v1, whole genome shotgun sequence genome and encodes:
- the LOC109108519 gene encoding SR-related and CTD-associated factor 8-like isoform X1 codes for the protein MEAVKAFNGELYSLNEYKPPISKAKMTQITKSAIKAIKFYKHVVQSVEKFIQKCKPEYKVPGLYVVDSIVRQSRHQFGQEKDVFAPRFSKNIITTFQNLYRCPADDKSKIVRVLNLWQKNNVFKSDIVQPLLDMAAGLPPPSFTPVSASSAVPVNSTTPGTPATPATPANIVQSLPDWASQISNTDTVAAVAQILQSPQGQQLQQLVQSLQMQQQKPQPSLLQALDAGLVVQLQALTAQLTAAAAANTLNPLEQRVNSFNKKLLGQFDFGNDSEHNEDSKKDATTSQLPVVPESINSSIFHQLAEHLQQQNLEQFQKQLMEHQHHQQKSMTMEGQDDIFGPENSAPPGQSSAPPQLPEQEAKIDDSIDNQQQDMDIDEGQDTVDEELFEAEEKKTSSTRSRTRSRSRSRSPKRRRSRSRSGSRKRKHRKRSRSRSRDRKRKSSRSYSSERQAREREKERQKKGLPPIRSRVLSVCSTTLWVGQVDKKATQQDLTNLFEEFGQIESINMIPPRGCAYICMVHRQDAYRSLQKLSTGSYKIGSKVIKIAWALNKGVKQEYKQFWDVDLGVTYIPWEKVKLDDLDDFAEGGMIDQETVNNEWESQRNTETAKETQNQAVKAETSTASSTPSEAFTQPVTMMPIQIPVAQTVPAVGLVPPSFPVTMAMPPPGFGPPPQFLRAGFNASQPPPGYMATPGVGTSAVGTSLASAQTSLVQPSLPTTQENSKDSPFGVMIPPGSFIPSAMPGAGVFNPVGSQHPQSSTDKMPQSAETMETASEITLQGMQNAVRSGMGLLGMHPSASLTHPLSGQRMAGLLPLELRPNLLQGPGGRFPLLMQPGLAHQTNNVLDASLQAQARVRVPFSQMEQFNRAEGTFPRAPNPSSAGADSLAKADNETPPRSDSQQEGDQDYRFPPPEKQSTGLLKTPPLEMRTEPVPARPPLLERPPRTVMQAEGREGRRENMSGGFRAESRWGPPRGDFDERDMRGMSAGPPKGFQEDRSNPNFQNRFEGRSGSSSGPAWNRGTGPSFNTNMHQDYDDRRRPWERQKDRDDRDIDFRGEMNGNRHSRERDRERERERDRNRERECGRERNRERDRERDRERDRERENEKDKERERKCWTPLSSQFQPQPLLPKSQPLLPLPTPLVALPEAQEQVQINSPSLPVPQHQPHPEPQPTEPDAKPQPEVTPELQSQPKSLSSAEEMASSQEQEETSRINGMETDSKPQLNILEPASQTATEPSRSPSPSLTSTPTCFQNEPLKGKKTPEMSVSSSVDADTEQTGPKVNAETEPELEKTDTEET
- the LOC109108519 gene encoding SR-related and CTD-associated factor 8-like isoform X2, with protein sequence MAAGLPPPSFTPVSASSAVPVNSTTPGTPATPATPANIVQSLPDWASQISNTDTVAAVAQILQSPQGQQLQQLVQSLQMQQQKPQPSLLQALDAGLVVQLQALTAQLTAAAAANTLNPLEQRVNSFNKKLLGQFDFGNDSEHNEDSKKDATTSQLPVVPESINSSIFHQLAEHLQQQNLEQFQKQLMEHQHHQQKSMTMEGQDDIFGPENSAPPGQSSAPPQLPEQEAKIDDSIDNQQQDMDIDEGQDTVDEELFEAEEKKTSSTRSRTRSRSRSRSPKRRRSRSRSGSRKRKHRKRSRSRSRDRKRKSSRSYSSERQAREREKERQKKGLPPIRSRVLSVCSTTLWVGQVDKKATQQDLTNLFEEFGQIESINMIPPRGCAYICMVHRQDAYRSLQKLSTGSYKIGSKVIKIAWALNKGVKQEYKQFWDVDLGVTYIPWEKVKLDDLDDFAEGGMIDQETVNNEWESQRNTETAKETQNQAVKAETSTASSTPSEAFTQPVTMMPIQIPVAQTVPAVGLVPPSFPVTMAMPPPGFGPPPQFLRAGFNASQPPPGYMATPGVGTSAVGTSLASAQTSLVQPSLPTTQENSKDSPFGVMIPPGSFIPSAMPGAGVFNPVGSQHPQSSTDKMPQSAETMETASEITLQGMQNAVRSGMGLLGMHPSASLTHPLSGQRMAGLLPLELRPNLLQGPGGRFPLLMQPGLAHQTNNVLDASLQAQARVRVPFSQMEQFNRAEGTFPRAPNPSSAGADSLAKADNETPPRSDSQQEGDQDYRFPPPEKQSTGLLKTPPLEMRTEPVPARPPLLERPPRTVMQAEGREGRRENMSGGFRAESRWGPPRGDFDERDMRGMSAGPPKGFQEDRSNPNFQNRFEGRSGSSSGPAWNRGTGPSFNTNMHQDYDDRRRPWERQKDRDDRDIDFRGEMNGNRHSRERDRERERERDRNRERECGRERNRERDRERDRERDRERENEKDKERERKCWTPLSSQFQPQPLLPKSQPLLPLPTPLVALPEAQEQVQINSPSLPVPQHQPHPEPQPTEPDAKPQPEVTPELQSQPKSLSSAEEMASSQEQEETSRINGMETDSKPQLNILEPASQTATEPSRSPSPSLTSTPTCFQNEPLKGKKTPEMSVSSSVDADTEQTGPKVNAETEPELEKTDTEET